Below is a window of Cygnus atratus isolate AKBS03 ecotype Queensland, Australia chromosome 3, CAtr_DNAZoo_HiC_assembly, whole genome shotgun sequence DNA.
TTTCTCAGAGGTAGGGGTGAACCCTCagcgtggtttttttttttctgttactgtgtGTTCTTGGAGTATCGGCGGTGCTAGATAGGAGTTGGCTCTGTCCACACAGGTATTGAATCTCTCTACTGGCAGTGAGGAGATCGTGGATCCGGAGAACGTCTGGAACGTTATTCCTGACCGGGCTGGCAGATCACCCATGGTACAGTGCTCTGTGGGACTGGGGAAAACTGCACATTTCTAGAAGGGGCGTTCTGAGTTGTCGTTCTTGCTGTGTCACCACGAGGATAGAAAGGCAAAACAGCATTAACCTAAGTCTGCATTTGTGCTAACTGCTAGCAGCACAGTGTTTTTTAAGACATCATATTGTCCTTTCTTCTCTAATAGATGATTTAAATCTCTATGGAGACAATAGAAATTTAAAtctattctatgatttatgCAGTCTGTTTATGTAAACTATTAGCCATTTGGCCTGAGGACAGTGAATTTGGTCTGGTGAtagcttaattaaaaaaaaaaagcttgaatgAAGAAATGTTACTAGAAGACTATTGTAAATCAGGAACATTAGAATAGTGCTGGTGACACGCAGCTTTGGCACATCATGCAGCTGGCAAATTGTGGAACATACTTGTATTACTAAGTAATTAGGCAATGATAGGAAGCTTTTCAACAGTATTCTTCATGAAGCACCAACCAGTGAGAAATTCATGTTTAGAACTCAGAATTAAGTCCGTCAGTCATGCTACTGATGATGGCTGGAGAATTAATTTCCAGTTCATTATTCATAACACAGTTTTTGTATCAAAAAAGGTGGAAGATATCTTGACTGATTCATGTGGGGCGGGGGGTAGAAGCAGTGCTGGAGAGTCCAGCAGTGCTGGTGTGAAAAGTTAGtctaatatttaaagaaacaccgcaatggaaaatattttggcaatgGTGCCAGCTTCCGAACAGAATCCTCTTCTCTTCAGGCAATTAACCATGCAGCAGAAAACACGCTTCCCTCACCAGAGGAATCCTTACTTCAAGGTAAGATTACCTTAATTAAGCCTCCCAAAGAGGTTGTCTGATCAGGGTTTGGATGTATTCTAATTTCCTactaaatgctttattttagaagatacagctgaaatactttttttttttaaatccaggcATTTCCTTTAACACTGTTGTAGAATTCCTCATAGTGCAAATGATGAAAGCTGCTGATGTCTCAATTAGAAATCAATTTAGTACTTATTCAACCTACTGGATTGAGCCTCTTGGGCAAACTGGGGTGGAATATCTACCTATGGTAAAGATTATGGTAGAATTTTAGGTGTTGGCCATCAGCATGTTGctttttctcacatttctgaGGCAAGCTGAGGGACTGTTGGTCAGACTACTAAGAACTGTAGTTTGGGACTTGAATGTTCCAATCCCTGAGTAGATCTTGGTCTCTGGTTAAGAGAACTTGATTAAACTGGTGAACCTACACATCCTTTCTCAGTTGCATCACCTAGATGCAGGCTtattcttctcttgctgtttctggttttgataTTGATTGCAGTTTTTGCAACTTGATTTAAATCGTTTTCCTCCCTGGCTGCTAATTACTGAAGTCCAAATTTGACCTCAGTGTTCTTGCATACTTTGGTCTCAAGTCTGTACACCCTCTTAGCAACAGCTGAGTGAACACGAGCAAAGGCCATGCAGATCTACAGGATGCAAAAACTCCCACTGAGGCTTATGATGAGCCCGCTGAGGGATGGAGTGGCTCTGAACTCACAAGTGAGATCTGGGAGCACTGCTTGCCTCATCTGCTTGGACAGTTCAGGTGTTTGAACTGTCTTGTCATTTCACAGTAACTTCTAAAGAGTAGCCTTTTAATAGGGTCCAGTATGTTGATAGTGTTTGTCTGAAGGCTTTTATAGAGCTGTGACTTCAGATATTAATGCATTTATGTGTTTATAGAAATATCTCGATGGGTCTGATCTGGTTTTTCCTTTATAGGAGAGCAAACCAGTTGCAGTTCAGCTAAATCTGAAAAATCTGGAGATCCTTATTTTCTCTAGCATTCCTGAAAGAATGACGTGTTCTCCACGTGAAGCTTCAAGCAAGTACCTGTGTACACACCATTGCCATGAAAATGGGTTTTCATGGGAACAAGACTACAAGCAGAACACTGAGTGTTTCTTCTGCCTAACTGAGTAAATGCCTTACTGCCATACTTCCCTGTCGAAGAATTAGTGGttgctggcaggctgctgtcTGCTTGGCATCTTAAAGCTGTGCTTTCTTTAATTAAACAAGAATGTGCCTCTTGACAGGCATTCATTACTGAATGCTTTTGTGTCCTAACTTATGCCTGGATGTCAGTGGGTGGTTCTTGAACAAAGGCTTCTTGTGAGTTACTGCTGTATAGGCTACTGTGGCGCACAACTCTGctctctggtgtttttttttcaaaaagttgcattcttggtttcttttgttgtttattttcttttagaaaagttAAGGGTATTTACGGGGAGGGGGTTGGGGAAGTTTTTCTGCTCTAGAGAAACAGTTGCGTAGCATTGGAAGTCTTGTATTTGGTGCTGTTACAAAGCAATGGAAGAAGCTGGAATAAAGCTGACTGACACTGGGGCATGCTCTACAGGGTTTTGTTAAattttttggctttctttccCTATGCATTTGCCCAAATGCAGTGTAACACGTACAGTGTACCACATACTGTCACAGGTGCTGTATGTCTGCAGCTGTACTGCAGGGGATGTGGCTATGCACACCCTGCAgttactgcttttctgttttgatccTGAGGAGTTCTCTAGAGCACTGTGAGCCATGCCGAATGCTTTGTAACACTAGAAACGCTACACAGTTGTGTACAAAACCGAACTTGGGTTTGAGATGTAGCCTTTAACAGCAGTAATGAAAGCTGAAGCCTTTCCTCTCAATATGAAGCAGACCTAGCAGTGTGGTTGTGCTGCTGCATGTGTGgtgtgctcccagctgcagcttaCCACACAACTTATGCTCTTCATGTGTTGAAAAGGAGGCGCTCTTTTTCCTATTCCTGTTCCATGCTTCTGTACAGTGTAGGTTCTTTTGAGGCCGGGAGTTTTTCACAGTGCCATGGCAAATTACAAACACAAGGTCTCATGTTGTAACTGTCTTGCTGAGCATTACAATGGATCCTGCGCATTAGTGCTCACTCAGTAAGAGAAACACTTGCATATTGATCCCCTTAGCAGAGACAAGACACGGTGGTAGGCTgtaaagaatttaattaaattctgaaCAACAGGCCTTAGCTGTCATTGCAATCTCATGTTAAGATCACAGATTATATAAATACTTAATTACAGTTAAAACACAACTGGAGCAAGCAACACAGTTGTTTGTAAccttattttgaaacaaataggCTACAGTTAGTAGTCCCCCTCTTGCAAGGCTTATTCACTTAGAAGTTGTTCTTCCTTGTGGCAACTTGAGAGTTCTGCTCTAAAAatcagagctgcctgcagccgccCACACAGCCAGCTGTTTCTGCTAACACAGACAGCAATGCTAGAACCTGAACAAAGATGACTAGCTGGAGAGTATTACAACTGTACAGGACGACATGATCAAAAAATGCTTGCATGCCCCTCTTTAAAGGGAGCAGCTAGAACTGACACATCTATTCCACAGGTTCATCTACAGCGGTGGTACCGAGTGACAGTGGTAATAGAGATACTAGTGGTAACGTAGAGAATAACACGAGACCCTACTTAAAGCTTTGCCTAGGGGGGTTACACTTACTACAGTGAGTGaccatttcagcagctttttgaATGGAAACCTCCTCTGAGTGTGGCAGCATGAACAGATCTTAAAAATGTAAGTGGGATAAGTTCATATGAAAAATCGTGTGTCAGAACAAACTCCTTGCTTTGCTGTTACCTTAAACTATTTCCTGTTGCTTTTACTGTAGCTCTTCTTTTAAGTAGATAGTTCTGAAGAGCTTCTTCCTGGTACCTCTCTAACTAGAAGGAACAGAAATCTGCCCCAACTCCCAGCTGTTCCCAgagcacagctgaaataattaagTTTAATAAATTAGTTTCTtcttacactggaaaaaaaaggcttgctgGATGCAAACTGACTTAAAGCTTGGTAAGCAGAACTTTAGTTGAATTCCTGGTAGTTTAATTTATCTCTGCAAAGTTGATTCTAGGtcagaaacagaatatttaaattactATCAAGTGAtttcctgcccccctccccccccactgCCTATAAAGCAGAAATTACCCTGTTATGGTATTATTTCTGAGAATCCCACTAACTCATCTGAACTTAACTTTTCTAcgttttgatattttttttttgttctgcacCCCAAAAGCTGTGTCGGAGGCCAGTGCTATCACATCTGAGCACTATCTGGCCAACGTTAGTGTCCTGGTTCCTGTGGTATTTACAGTACTTCCTCGCATTCCTTATTCGCCTTGAGATGGAGATAGGTCAATGTTGGTACCAGAAATAACATTGGGTCCTATGCCATCCACGAGGGAATCCCACTTATCAAAATCTTTCTTAAGACCTATAAAACGGGGGAAAGAAAACCCAAATGGTAATGAGTTACATTGTcagatttctgtaaaatgatACCAAATAATTCAATAGGATACATGAATCAACTTGGCAAAGTAGGGGATGCGGTTTTGCCCGCTCCTAGTTTTTACATACTAGCACAAGTGTACTGAAACTCAGATGTTCTTCCTCTGAGTTGCTTAAATTATAAAAGTAACTTTCTCTAGAGTTTTGTTACAggctgatgcattttttttctgcttagatTTTTCTGAGACTTACTTTAGATCTTGTAGTAAACAgtggttataaaaaaaaagttataggAGTTACATGTTGATTGATGTCATGCTTTGACATAAACAGATACTTACTCAAATGTTTCTGCAGGAAGGCTAGTGAAGCGTGGTTGCTTATATCAATAGCTTCATTTGGAtctatttctccttttaatttgaaaaactttCCAATGATTTCTCCGCTCACAAAGGTAAAGTCAGGAAAGCTCTGATGCACTGACCCTCTGCAAATATAGAATTGATCGACAGGCTCATAAGAACGTAGCTGACTGATTAGAAGATGACAAAGGCTTCTTGAATGCCAGACACATCTTACACTATTTTATCGAGCAACTGTTAGTCTCGTGAGCATGCAAGGTTAGTAGTAAATTCTGCCCTAACCACAGAAGGGAGgaagttttgtttgtgcttAGTCTATATAACCACAACAGTGAGAAGGAGTAGGCCTGGCAAAACCTTGAGATCACCAGGTTGTCTCTCTGCTCTGAGCACAGGTGTGTTATACCGGTGTCTGCTCCCCTGTGCACGGTGCTTTTACTAGGGAAGTGTACAACTGCACCCAGAGGGCTACTTAAAATGTCCAAATGCAGATGTGTGAGGCCCAGAGCAAAACTTGTGCCTGGCAGAGGAACGCACGCCTTGCGGTGTCTTAATGTTACTGCCTGCGCTGAGAAAGGTCTCCATCTCCCCTGTAGCAGACATATTGTTATCTAATTTAAATGTGCAGTGAAAGCCTAGGCCCTGAGGAAGTAGTGACTGTCTGTCCTACAGCTACCTGTAACTGAACAGCTCTGACAGGAGAATAAGTTCTGTAAACAAAGATTCATCCTTGACCACAGAAATGGTGGATCCCTGGCACTTACTTGATGGTGatcattttcttgtttgagtCATTGGAGCTAAGCTTCTTCATCTTTAAGATATTATCAGCCCACTGGAATTTTTCCGAATTGATAAAAAGCAGCGGTTGCTGGACACTGTTTTGGTAAGTGTCATCGCCCACTGGCAGCATCCACGCATCGAGGGCAATGCCACACCTGCCGAAAACAACATCTAGATATTGTCACAGGTAGAGAGCTTTGTGCGGACGTTTTTAGCATGCTTTGATTTGCAGCAGACATGAGGAAACTGATGATACTGAACAGGTAAACACATTAATGAATCACTTTGTAGCGATAATGCTTTCTACTCTGGGGGAAGAGGATTAATCCACTATTCCATTTGTTGGTCTCCTCTGCCAGGTGCAGCTGAGCACAGGAGCTTCTGCAAGGTGGTCCCACAGTGTCACGGTAAAATACAATACAACTATCGTGTTCCTCTGCATCCCCAAAGCTGAAAGAAGCATGAGTTCAAGAAGATGAGACATGCcaaacagtttttcttcaagAGCTAATTTGTAGCTGAGGGATCTTAGGTAAGGCTCCCTGCTCCAGGCTTGTCCAGTGCCAAatgttcctttctttgtttGACATACATACCTGAATCTAATTTCTTTGCTGAGACTCTCAATAACTGTAGCACCACCAAAAGAGTGTCCCATCACAGCTATTCTGCTAGTATCAACAGaatcctgttaaaaaaaatccaggtgCTGTAAGAGactttctttccccattttttttttcttttcaaataatagTTTTTGATCTACTGTGTGATCTTCAGAATAGTCTACAGGAAGCAGTTAAGTAATGGAAGAGGAAACCCGGAAGCTTTATTAGGTGTTTAACAGAATGAAGTCACCAACTTTCACTCACCTTTAGGTGATTCCAGTCAAAGTTTGAATTCAGTACGTTCATTACTTCCTCTCCTGAATTGATTTTTAGAATGAGGTTGAGGGCTTTGATGCACTCCTGTGCTCTCTGCTGCACCTGGGAGACAGAAAAGATGGGGCAGAAGTGGGATGAATTATCAGACAACTGCTAGGTTTGCTGGCTCTTTGTACACaaaatttagtcttttttttttttttagtatatggGACTGGTACAAAAAGCACTATTCTGAACTGTAGAACGGATCctgtaaaacaaaaccctgAGAAGTTTTGATCAAATCTGAATTTTGGGGGCCCCAAAATGTTGCAGCTCTTGTGTAGATCCTCCACGTGCCCCATCTGCACAATAGCTCTGGAAGCATCTTTGTGCTGGATGTACCCAAAGCAAGAAACTGCCTAGAAGCCCTTCctattttaaatgcatacacattactgaaaaatgtaacaaaGCTGTTGCAAATACAGGTTTTCAGTGTGAGAAGTGTTCTggattttgatatttttagtaaaaaaaaaaaaaaaattcaaaaaaaaaccagagaGCAACAGCATCATTGGGAGCAATTGAGTGTAGCCAGCCAGCAAGATGTCTGTGCGTTATGAATTTCAAGTAAATCTCAATCTCCTGGCTTCTCTACTAGCGAAACGTACAGgcaacagctcctgcagcttaTTTGCAAGCTCAGACGTTGTGTAGTTGGACTCACAAGTAGGATGTCGTATGCACACAGGAAAGGACACTCATACTGCTGTCTGTGTGGCCCAGCAAGATAAACACTTCCATGTTTGAGTCTGCACAG
It encodes the following:
- the PLA2G7 gene encoding platelet-activating factor acetylhydrolase isoform X2 — its product is MVGNSVVCLSAKAPKEMGSNSAEKFYRIPEGKGPHSVGCTDLMTENAAEGSFLRLYYPSCDATDNEEAPWIPDKEYYQGLSDFLNMYRVVGERLFQYYVGSVTCPAKPNADFKPGEKYPLLVFSHGLGAFRTIYSAICIEMASQGFIVAAVEHRDESASATYYCKKKSGSKTEEESTSNMEKEWIYYRKLKSGEEERCLRHKQVQQRAQECIKALNLILKINSGEEVMNVLNSNFDWNHLKDSVDTSRIAVMGHSFGGATVIESLSKEIRFRCGIALDAWMLPVGDDTYQNSVQQPLLFINSEKFQWADNILKMKKLSSNDSNKKMITIKGSVHQSFPDFTFVSGEIIGKFFKLKGEIDPNEAIDISNHASLAFLQKHLSLKKDFDKWDSLVDGIGPNVISGTNIDLSPSQGE